In a genomic window of Magnolia sinica isolate HGM2019 chromosome 14, MsV1, whole genome shotgun sequence:
- the LOC131225665 gene encoding GATA transcription factor 15 yields the protein MDFNEKKLESAGEVSDELKKSCADCRTTKTPLWRGGPAGPKSLCNACGIKYRKRRRGLLGLKKREEKDNKKERREASLKVRLVGLGRDMLLQMQRKRKLAEEEEAAVLLMALSCGFVSAA from the exons ATGGATTTCAATGAAAAG AAACTGGAATCTGCAGGGGAGGTTTCAGATGAGTTGAAGAAGAGCTGTGCTGATTGCAGGACTACCAAAACCCCTTTGTGGAGAGGTGGTCCTGCAGGGCCCAAG TCCCTCTGCAATGCATGTGGGATAAAATACAGGAAGAGAAGGAGAGGACTGCTTGGgttgaagaagagagaagaaaaggataataaaAAGGAGAGGAGGGAAGCTTCATTGAAGGTGAGATTGGTGGGGTTGGGAAGAGATATGTTGTTGCAGATGCAGAGAAAGAGGAAGCTGGCAGAGGAAGAAGAGGCAGCTGTGCTGCTGATGGCTCTCTCATGTGGTTTTGTATCTGCTGCCTAA